In a genomic window of Trichoderma atroviride chromosome 4, complete sequence:
- a CDS encoding uncharacterized protein (EggNog:ENOG41~TransMembrane:13 (o55-72i84-104o110-133i145-168o174-193i213-233o245-264i284-305o325-343i350-370o382-401i413-436o492-512i)), whose protein sequence is MVVCSLSQSCPPLPYLFVCMAVLVLTEKLMPGLDTTIAADVQASVYETLGDIQNLAWVGVGFPMASVAVILLQGRAYGLFDVKPLMISSIVIFEAGSALCGAAPTSDALIVGRVIAGIGGSGMYLGALTYISIFSTKREAPLYNALIGLFWGIGAILGPVIGGAFSASAATWRWAFYINLPLAALFAPIYFFVFPSFQRKNLLLVEKLQEIDWIGAVLNGGVFVLFMIVVTFGGSTFQWNSGSAIGLWVAWGTCLLVYVLQQYLSTLTTPERRIFPLHFLKSRVLVLLYITTAAVAAANSIALYYIPLFFQFTRGDTALQAAVRLLPLIIVFIFCIMLGGALLPITGLYGIFYIIGGAFVIVGGALMFTIDAGTSTAKIYGYEVLLAIGTGLPFQSAYAVAASKVRVGDRANAIGFINVAQIGSIAISLAIAGSLFQNLGFDLLKTAFADYSFSDDFIRSALSGTASPIFSSADPDVVALAVSSVAETIRRIFGATIAAGAVLLIGGVHMPWEKLDLEVVAG, encoded by the exons ATGGTAGtttgttctctctctcaatcttgccccccccttcccTATTTATTCGTATGTATGGCTGTATTAGTATTAACCGAGAAGTTGATGCCAGGCCTCGACACGACGATCGCCGCCGACGTTCAAGCTTCGGTCTATGAAACCCTCGGGGACATTCAAAATCTTGCGTGGGTTGGGGTCGGCTTTCCCATGGCTTCGGTAGCCGTTATCCTCCTCCAGGGTCGCGCCTACGGTCTATTTGACGTCAAACCATTGATGATCTCCTCAATTGTAATTTTCGAAGCCGGCAGTGCTTTATGCGGCGCAGCTCCGACGTCGGATGCCTTGATTGTCGGTCGAGTGATCGCTGGAATTGGTGGATCGGGAATGTACTTGGG GGCCCTTACATACATATCTATCTTCTCgacgaagagagaagcacCGCTGTACAATGCTCTCATAGGGCTCTTTTGGGGAATTGGGGCAATCCTTGGGCCTGTAATTGGCGGCGCATTTTCGGCTAGCGCGGCCACATGGCGATGG GCCTTTTACATAAACCTTCCTCTCGCGGCCCTATTCGCTCCTATCTACTTCTTCGTCTTTCCGTCGTTTCAGAGAAAGAATCTTTTGCTTGTTGAAAAGCTGCAAGAGATCGATTGGATCGGTGCGGTTCTTAATGGGGGGGTTTTTGTCCTGTTTATGATCGTTGTCACCTTCGGCGGTTCGACGTTCCAGTGGAATTCTGGATCTGCAATTGGGCTCTGGGTCGCTTGGGGAACTTGCCTCCTTGTCTACGTCTTACAGCAGTACCTTAGCACCTTGACGACACCGGAGCGACGCATCTTCCCTTTGCATTTTCTTAAGTCTCGAGTCCTTGTGCTGCTATATATTACAACAGCAGCCGTCGCGGCTGCTAACAGCATCGCTCTTTACTACATTCCCTTGTTCTTCCAGTTTACAAGAGGCGATACGGCCCTTCAAGCCGCTGTCCGCCTCCTGCCCCTAATCATCGTCTTTATATTCTGCATTATGCTCGGGGGAGCTCTCCTTCCTATTACTGGACTATATGGCATTTTCTATATCATCGGCGGAGCTTTCGTTATTGTTGGCGGTGCTCTTATGTTTACGATAGATGCTGGAACGAGCACTGCGAAGATATACGGATATGAAGTGTTGCTTGCCATCGGGACCGGTCTGCCTTTCCAAAGCGCCTATGCCGTCGCTGCTAGCAAGGTCCGTGTGGGGGACCGGGCCAATGCCATCGGCTTCATCAATGTGGCGCAGATCGGGAGTATCGCCATCTCGCTCGCCATTGCCGGGTCACTCTTCCAGAATCTCGGCTTTGATCTGCTCAAGACGGCCTTTGCAGACTATAGCTTTTCTGACGACTTTATTCGATCAGCTTTGTCGGGGACCGCATCGCCTATATTCTCCTCCGCTGATCCCGACGTAGTCGCACTCGCAGTTTCGAGTGTGGCCGAAACAATAAGACGCATTTTTGGGGCTACCATAGCCGCCGGCGCTGTATTGTTAATCGGCGGTGTTCATATGCCGTGGGAGAAGCTTGATCTAGAAGTTGTTGCTGGGTAG
- a CDS encoding uncharacterized protein (EggNog:ENOG41): protein MKYSAPGVLNHVLRSAAFCLLLQKKIPEFSKLGDVLGAELVVVSCLLHDLACTKTKGLVTNTRRFEVDSANLARDFIDTIPDKDAKWSRNGRRMQIIWDSIALHTMETLAPWKEPEVGLVHYGIHGDLLGPNLHLLGLPDDLPNLKGVMTDEEFQEISNAFSRMHFAQEFKEIFCGLCRDRQRYTFDSGVVEYGLEWGYDGEGTGKEEFTKLVDDTQRAKKLYAVMSSIDQLADKA from the coding sequence ATGAAGTATTCGGCCCCCGGAGTCTTGAATCACGTTTTGCGAAGTGCCGCTTTTTGCCTTCTCCTACAGAAGAAGATACCTGAGTTTTCGAAGCTGGGCGATGTGCTTGGCGCCGAGCTTGTTGTTGTCAGCTGTCTTCTCCACGATCTCGCTTGTACCAAAACAAAGGGACTGGTGACGAATACAAGACGTTTCGAGGTCGACAGTGCCAACCTCGCTCGTGACTTCATTGACACAATCCCGGATAAAGACGCCAAGTGGAGCAGGAATGGCCGCCGCATGCAGATTATCTGGGATTCCATTGCGCTGCATACGATGGAAACCTTGGCGCCATGGAAGGAACCCGAAGTTGGGCTTGTCCACTACGGCATTCATGGCGACCTTCTTGGGCCAAACCTGCACCTCCTTGGGCTACCAGATGACCTACCGAACTTGAAGGGGGTCATGACAGACGAAGAGTTTCAAGAAATCTCCAACGCATTTTCGCGAATGCATTTCGCGCAAGAGTTCAAGGAGATCTTCTGCGGCTTATGCCGGGACAGGCAGCGCTACACGTTCGACAGCGGCGTTGTGGAATACGGACTAGAGTGGGGTTATGATGGAGAAGGTACTGGAAAGGAAGAGTTTACGAAGTTGGTAGATGATACTCAGCGTGCGAAGAAGCTATATGCCGTGATGAGTTCGATCGATCAGCTTGCCGACAAAGCGTAG
- a CDS encoding uncharacterized protein (EggNog:ENOG41) — MSTPTQSAIIWPDKFLPGTTDNFVSNEIIVKDITVTQIWEQLNDISKWQSYYRNCDQITEPKTGPRLQKGDVFKFSTFGLPVLTCLVEEAVSPGPRHAGRLAWSTRLGGDTNEKIEVYHAWLVEDLEGNRVRVMTQESQIGEPAARLATAKPNRMLLGHQDWLDGLVKAVKGEEIGETNLESV, encoded by the coding sequence ATGTCAACACCAACGCAATCAGCAATCATCTGGCCCGACAAGTTTCTACCGGGTACAACAGATAATTTCGTTAGCAACGAAATCATTGTCAAGGACATCACAGTCACGCAAATCTGGGAGCAATTAAATGATATTTCAAAGTGGCAGTCGTATTATAGAAATTGCGATCAAATCACCGAGCCAAAAACTGGACCTCGATTGCAGAAGGGCGATGTATTCAAATTCAGCACGTTCGGGCTACCTGTCTTGACGTGTCTAGTTGAAGAGGCAGTTTCGCCTGGACCGCGCCATGCTGGTCGTCTTGCGTGGTCCACACGACTGGGTGGCGACACGAACGAGAAAATTGAAGTTTATCATGCTTGGTTAGTGGAAGATCTTGAAGGAAATAGAGTGAGGGTGATGACCCAGGAAAGTCAAATCGGCGAGCCGGCCGCAAGGTTGGCCACAGCGAAGCCTAACAGAATGTTGCTTGGCCATCAGGACTGGCTAGATGGATTGGTCAAGGCGGTGAAGGGAGAGGAGATTGGAGAGACAAATTTAGAAAGCGTATAA
- a CDS encoding uncharacterized protein (EggNog:ENOG41) codes for MTASKTSRSIGKHACQACRRRKTRCYTDTLKENGKCRRCQAQKIDCEWKEISKTRKRTRTGSRITELEEKIVSLTAAMNNLDKNNLFGSSVRDSPDDPHSTNSLHRYESTLDSGSTENAGLVASDTNVLPAVNSSVPPPRRLANVSYGKDHSSSVSGFETLKLTSATKKKLIRCFCNTLLPQYPVVRSVADMPLESLEEYRPHSTSAMITAGCSVLEPQLFKDMHMQNTKSLAHVVHVQGHKSLDLLQALLIIAVWGHPPTDLEHLNISQWSHAACTMAMDLGFGGRTSWQAQNQDIAELSQDASDSMLERYRAMFGVYLTCSRIAISFRRQRIISFSPSTGVALVLFKQYATDTNDQRLVAWLQLHNIAEDVEAMKTEAEMSSDPAVVEHINIKEKSTRFEQRLREWEAMLDPKLLTASLEIDLTLCKSKLHELVICFDHNVQSLSLPSLATKSDAPLPGSRAPLSPTYTRILLSFISDCQSILDVLLKIGPENIRSLPLLTFFRIPYAFKALAMLQKRVTDPTDKISQIIDNDTLKWAHYARSVSKVLEEASAHGLYAPAAVVLQIRDSVGNMHLAESIPTPSLHTRTLRSRNAPAPEEYMPTPPDVVIGAQDVLHDNTAFGDLGVPLWPDDYGFAFMSEQDTMSNFYYGMDNVSDQPVGW; via the exons ATGACCGCGTCCAAGACCTCTCGCAGCATTGGCAAACACGCCTGCCAAGCTTGCCGCAGGAGGAAGACGCGATGCTATACCGACACGCTCAAAGAGAACGGCAAGTGTCGGCGTTGTCAAGCACAAAAAATTGATTGTGAATGGAAGGAAATCTCAAAGACCCGGAAGCGCACCCGCACTGGCTCGCGCATAACGGAGCTGGAGGAAAAGATTGTGTCGCTCACAGCGGCCATGAACAATCTCGACAAGAATAATCTCTTTGGTAGCTCCGTTAGGGATTCTCCTGATGATCCTCACTCTACAAATAGTCTCCACCGATATGAAAGCACATTAGACTCTGGGTCGACTGAGAATGCTGGGCTCGTAGCCTCAGACACAAATGTCTTGCCCGCCGTCAACTCGTCTGTGCCTCCACCACGGCGATTAGCCAACGTCTCATATGGCAAAGATCACAGCTCATCAGTAAGCGGCTTTGAAACGTTGAAACTGACATCGGCTACCAAGAAGAAACTTATCCGCTGTTTCTGCAATACGCTACTTCCGCAGTACCCGGTGGTTCGCTCAGTGGCCGACATGCCGCTCGAGTCGTTGGAGGAATATCGGCCGCATTCAACAAGCGCAATGATTACAGCAGGCTGCAGCGTGTTGGAACCACAGCTATTCAAAGATATGCATATGCAAAATACGAAAAGCCTGGCTCATGTAGTACACGTGCAGGGTCACAAAAGCCTTGACTTGCTTCAGGCTCTTCTGATAATCGCAGTATGGGGACATCCCCCAACTGACTTGGAGCACCTGAATATATCGCAGTGGTCTCATGCCGCATGCACAATGGCCATGGATCTCGGATTCGGTGGTAGAACATCGTGGCAGGCACAGAATCAAGATATTGCCGAACTTTCCCAAGATGCCTCGGACAGCATGCTGGAAAGGTATCGAGCAATGTTTGGCGTTTATTTGACATGTTCAAG AATTGCGATTAGCTTTCGACGACAGAGGATCATATCTTTCAGCCCTTCCACCGGCGTGGCGTTGGTCCTCTTCAAGCAATATGCCACTGACACAAATGACCAGCGACTTGTAGCGTGGCTTCAGCTGCACAATATAGCTGAGGATGTAGAAGCTATGAAGACAGAGGCCGAGATGAGCTCTGATCCTGCTGTAGTGGAGCATATCAATATCAAGGAGAAGTCCACTCGGTTCGAACAGCGCTTACGAGAATGGGAGGCAATGCTTGACCCGAAGCTGCTAACTG CTTCGCTGGAGATTGATCTTACCTTGTGCAAAAGCAAACTCCACGAGCTAGTTATTTGCTTCGACCACAATGTTCAGAGCCTCAGTCTACCATCGTTGGCAACAAAATCCGACGCTCCTCTGCCTGGCTCCCGCGCTCCACTCAGTCCCACCTATACCCGCATACTTTTGTCATTTATCAGTGACTGTCAGTCCATCCTGGATGTTCTGTTGAAGATAGGCCCAGAGAATATTCGATCGCTGCCACTTCTAACGTTTTTTCGCATTCCATATGCCTTCAAAGCGTTGGCCATGCTGCAGAAGCGCGTCACTGACCCAACCGACAAAATCAGCCAGATCATCGACAACGACACTCTCAAGTGGGCACACTATGCGCGCAGTGTTTCTAAGGTCCTCGAAGAGGCAAGTGCACATGGGCTCTACGCCCCAGCAGCGGTGGTGCTCCAGATCAGAGATTCTGTGGGAAACATGCACCTTGCAGAGAGCATTCCGACGCCATCCTTGCATACTCGAACGCTCCGATCACGCAATGCCCCAGCTCCGGAAGAATATATGCCTACACCTCCGGACGTAGTTATCGGAGCTCAGGATGTCTTGCATGATAATACGGCCTTTGGTGATCTTGGTGTCCCATTGTGGCCAGACGACTACGGATTTGCCTTCATGTCGGAACAGGATACAATGTCCAACTTTTACTACGGAATGGATAATGTTAGTGATCAACCAGTTGGTTGGTGA
- a CDS encoding uncharacterized protein (EggNog:ENOG41), giving the protein MRILVIGGGIGGLSLAHGLRKAGIEVRVFEQQIEKAENLAGYGIHIDRNGRRALRYCLPLSNWTRLQSLLTSAGTQLFFRDTQLRVLAEKNDVDLSGKSAQEVERSGVGRLDLRDVLIDGLDNGTTAVIQWGRAFTRYDQFKNGQVRAHFADGTYEDGDLLVGADGPNSVVRHQFLPHIERLDLGVSAIAGRYILDDKRVGSLPPEMTNGALNNIVPSGRGWMFISAWRSRPADGDESSAPEHYIVWAYIAPSSDIPQGEGSVYGAELHEYVLSSIKGWAPELRELVIGSDISSTKCLSLRSMPILTSWESSNVTLLGDAIHNMTPMGGMGANTALRDADTLTRCLIDAAAGRLSITESIRTYEEEMRLYANDAIKLSTYNAINACKGGTTQRLVFRSFLRAAQTFPLIMRATIGRSSVKQA; this is encoded by the exons ATGCGTATTCTAGTCATTGGTGGGGGTATTGGTGGATTAAGTCTTGCGCACGGCTTGCGTAAAGCTGGAATAGAAGTACGGGTTTTCGAACAACAG ATTGAAAAGGCTGAGAATCTGGCTGGATATGGCATTCATATTGATCGAAATGGCCGACGAGCTTTACGCTACTGTTTGCCGCTTTCCAACTGGACGCGACTCCAGTCACTCTTGACGTCGGCCGGGACACAGTTGTTTTTTCGTGATACTCAACTTCGAGTCTTGGCTGAGAAAAACGACGTTGACTTAAGTGGGAAATCTGCACAAGAAGTCGAGCGAAGTGGTGTGGGAAGGTTGGACCTTCGCGACGTGCTGATAGATGGGCTTGACAACGGAACAACCGCCGTCATCCAATGGGGACGAGCTTTTACTCGATATGATCAATTCAAAAATGGCCAAGTACGCGCTCATTTTGCTGATGGAACCTACGAAGATGGCGATCTCCTAGTTGGTGCTGATGGTCCCAACTCGGTGGTCCGCCATCAATTCCTGCCGCACATAGAACGCCTGGACCTTGGAGTATCTGCAATCGCAGGTCGATACATTCTAGACGACAAGAGAGTTGGAAGTCTCCCTCCAGAAATGACCAACGGAGCGCTGAATAACATTGTGCCCTCTGGGAGGGGATGGATGTTCATCTCAGCATGGCGATCAAGACCTGCTGACGGCGACGAATCTTCCGCACCTGAGCACTACATAGTCTGGGCCTACATTGCTCCCTCGAGCGATATACCACAGGGTGAAGGTTCGGTATACGGGGCTGAGCTACATGAGTATGTTCTCAGTTCCATCAAAGGATGGGCGCCAGAGTTGCGGGAGTTGGTGATTGGAAGTGATATCTCTAGCACCAAGTGTTTATCCTTGCGTTCGATGCCTATTTTGACATCATGGGAATCAAGCAACGTGACACTACTTGGGGATGCCATTCATAACATGACACCTATGGGTGGTATGGGAGCCAACACTGCGCTCCGCGACGCAGACACCCTTACGCGTTGTCTtatcgatgctgctgccggaaGACTCTCTATCACTGAAAGTATCAGAACTTACGAAGAGGAAATGAGACTTTACGCGAACGATGCAATCAAGCTGTCAACATATAACGCGATCAACGCTTGCAAAGGAGGTACTACGCAGCGCTTAGTGTTCCGGAGCTTCTTGCGTGCTGCCCAGACCTTTCCTCTTATTATGCGAGCGACTATAGGACGATCGTCGGTAAAGCAagcatga
- a CDS encoding uncharacterized protein (EggNog:ENOG41~SECRETED:SignalP(1-23)), which translates to MTNAKLLSQLLLLIGASAHTLHATEFARNAGKATDVLYKTIQAIGGTQALNAVNGLQYHSSLFRSQTLTQNYDVIRSDQGVSEAGSQSVSFSFAEKQLQQRIDRKYQYGDYWIWAFPNLQPDIDYSMVVQSGPNGFACFNKGQNSFFAEDPSQPLGFADPFLADYLIHSAQQLALPYLLKSFLENKSRLVLSSVVEKNYGAEFTTLQMPGLNLLLLIDQSTFLPFAVRAPEDHLIFGPSTSDVVFFNYTNVPVGDHQMKFPHRIQTLYNTVSVIEDFVIDELMVNPKFEADFFSPSNATKTSHMPPRSSSDYPRSEVHEFFETGLWGGPFGDVFNSSSVQAAPVFPNGSTPEIMNLFVGYPDYIQMLVEMEDGLIITDAPAFRSSIVVEWVKKNMGGKRITHVVPSHHHRDHAGGVGDILAAGATLVIPEVAKPLYANVNGGKFKTITYNEEKPFVLKDRKVQFASFWHPRAAHAEDWVFSVAAPACWTDASSEFALFNADVVSPSSGPATRWDTGYARNFLLDAIADSIPRSATLIGSHGSSEIGLGTQDSLAHIAELAGVLYPDPKTLGKHKWC; encoded by the exons ATGACAAACGCAAAACTACTATCACAGCTGTTATTGCTCATCGGAGCGAGTGCACACACTTTGCATGCAACCGAGTTCGCTCGCAATGCGGGAAAGGCCACAGATGTCTTGTATAAAACCATTCAAGCCATTGGCGGAACTCAAGCGCTGAATGCTGTGAACGGTCTCCAATACCATTCTTC GCTCTTTCGAAGTCAGACGCTTACACAGAACTACGATGTTATTCGGTCCGACCAGGGTGTATCCGAAGCTGGCTCTCAGTCGGTCTCCTTTAGCTTCGCCGaaaagcagctgcagcagcgcatcgaTCGAAAGTATCAGTATGGAGATTACTGGATCTGGGCGTTCCCAAACCTCCAACCAGATATCGATTACTCCATGGTGGTGCAGTCAGGTCCAAATGGCTTTGCATGCTTCAACAAGGGACAGAACTCCTTCTTTGCAGAAGATCCATCTCAGCCATTAGGCTTCGCGGATCCGTTCCTAGCAGATTACCTCATTCACTCAGCGCAGCAGCTAGCTTTGCCGTATTTATTGAAGTCGTTCCTCGAGAACAAGTCCCGTTTAGTCCTCTCCTCGGTAGTCGAGAAGAACTATGGCGCCGAGTTCACTACGCTCCAGATGCCTGGCCTGAATCTTCTTTTACTCATTGATCAGTCCACATTCCTCCCATTTGCGGTCCGGGCTCCGGAAGATCATCTCATCTTTGGCCCTTCCACGAGCGACGTGGTCTTCTTCAACTATACAAATGTTCCGGTTGGCGACCATCAAATGAAATTTCCTCACCGAATCCAGACGCTGTACAATACGGTATCTGTTATAGAGGACTTCGTCATTGATGAGCTCATGGTTAATCCTAAGTTTGAGGCCGATTTCTTCTCGCCATCAAATGCGACCAAGACCAGCCACATGCCCCCACGCTCCAGTTCAGACTACCCAAGGTCTGAAGTTCATGAATTTTTTGAAACGGGACTCTGGGGCGGCCCATTCGGAGACGTGTTCAACTCTTCAAGCGTTCAAGCCGCACCCGTGTTCCCCAACGGTTCCACGCCAGAAATCATGAATTTGTTCGTTGGCTATCCAGACTACATTCAAATGCTGgtcgagatggaagacggGCTTATCATTACAGATGCCCCTGCATTCCGATCCAGTATCGTTGTCGAAtgggtgaagaagaacatGGGAGGCAAAAGAATTACACACGTTGTGCCCTCCCACCATCATCGTGACCACGCTGGCGGAGTCGGTGACATCTTGGCGGCTGGTGCGACGCTGGTGATACCCGAGGTTGCAAAACCGCTGTACGCAAATGTCAACGGAGGAAAGTTCAAGACTATCACGTACAACGAGGAAAAGCCCTTTGTCCTCAAAGATCGCAAGGTGCAGTTTGCATCGTTTTGGCACCCAAGGGCTGCACACGCCGAAGACTGGGTGTTTTCCGTCGCTGCTCCAGCTTGTTGGACGGATGCCAGCTCTGAATTTGCCCTTTTCAATGCAGATGTTGTTAGCCCTAGCTCTGGTCCGGCAACAAGGTGGGACACTGGATATGCCCGaaattttcttcttgatgccatcGCCGATAGTATCCCAAGAAGCGCTACTCTAATTGGATCCCACGGATCAAGCGAAATTGGACTTGGTACACAAGACTCACTGGCACATATCGCAGAGCTGGCTGGTGTACTCTATCCCGATCCAAAAACATTGGGAAAACATAAGTGGTGTTAG
- a CDS encoding uncharacterized protein (EggNog:ENOG41): protein MSSSQPTKSIAGVEVIDTLLVQAAQDFAREHLEDFAYNHVMRSWIFGIIIYTRLRERGEFPAIDLEAHAVSAILHDMGWDKSGKLVSVDKRFEVDGAIVARNFIEEQQKSGKTADWDDRRLQLVWDAVALHTTPAIAAYKEPVVRICSFGTGADFHGPDSDSTRTITWEDFYALNNVFPRHDLAGGIRNVMCGLCRTKPATTYDTFMMGWGRKYVEGYQEKEKLWYEAIEQSLP, encoded by the exons ATGTCTTCAAGTCAGCCTACAAAGTCTATAGCTGGAGTTGAGGTGATTGATACGCTCCTCGTTCAAGCTGCCCAAGACTTCGCTCGCGAACACTTGGAGGACTTTGCATATAATCATGTTATGCGCTCGTGGATCTTTGGTATCATCATATACACACGTctcagagagagaggagagttTCCGGCTATCGACCTGGAGGCTCATGCAGTCAGCGCCATCCTTCATGATATGGGCTGGGACAAAAGCGGCAAACTGGTTTCTGTGGATAAGCGCTTTGAAGTTGATGGGGCCATAGTCGCCCGAAACTTTATagaggagcagcagaaatCCGGAAAGACAGCGGACTGGGACGACCGTAGGCTGCAACTTGTATGGGATGCTGTTGCTCTGCATACAACGCCTGCAATTGCGGCGTACAAAGAACCTGTAGTGAGGATCTGCAGCTTCGGAACTGGTGCAGACTTTCATGGGCCAGACAGTGATTCCACAAGGACAATCACATGGGAGGATTTCTATGCCTTGAACAATGTGTTTCCTCGTCATGATCTGGCGGGCGGGATCCGTAATGTTATGTGTGGCCTATGTAGGACCAAGCCTGCAACTACATATG ATACATTTATGATGGGTTGGGGCAGAAAGTATGTTGAAGGTTAtcaggaaaaggagaagcttTGGTATGAGGCTATTGAGCAATCACTCCCATAG
- a CDS encoding uncharacterized protein (EggNog:ENOG41), giving the protein MDAYSVSPAIETITCAQKIVSIACEACRAAKVKCQPSELPTVCRKCLESKRECISRTGPRTRRRRKKFPGDAAQPQPLPASRPSRTFTIEFDVQSLPDVDENFDALRDSHAQFLESMFPSEPNSDIYDLTSSPMTGFLTPSSSHSHSIQSLHAKPQFNLDSAESLLASFGRMLSHFPCINFQPEDTVLSLAASRPFVLLAILAAVSGSRTLQGHSLYDEEFRKVLGLKFVAGGERSIELLQGTLIYCAWYPFHLRPKNKQAFQYVRMAGDMVRDMGLDQELPELKDGVNSEVTKEQLDKIRTYLSWFYAGSNFMVAWKKLDVKPPFTAWTATCCDILQKCAESDGDFALSYLVQFTNYTNAATDAIHESTVTTEQQSQFVLFGLEVQGRELRQRMLTRIASDVPVKFSELFFRIYLIGCPLIRVGQSKNRPSGYIFPSISKLKSCVAEIKMMFDFVSDLGQSAFTAFSSNDWMKVVITIIIALRLSFPLTELPDWDDCWARSELHFNEFLTHMCEGSELTTVNTRVDAVSASRVVLRIVKDKYDRRVALRIKTVAAAAEAAAVAAAIPSSSGIQGCPMFDHRMDPYISTWETGLGAGNENPFSTRHADDEPPVFRDLWTTITMGWANDTTGNDPWDDWP; this is encoded by the exons ATGGACGCATATAGCGTCTCTCCCGCTATAGAAACTATTACCTGCGCACAAAAGATTGTTTCAATAGCATGTGAGGCATGCAGAGCGGCCAAGGTCAAGTGTCAGCCGAGCGAACTGCCTACAGTTTGCCGCAA ATGTCTTGAATCCAAGAGAGAATGTATATCACGAACAGGTCCACGTACtcgccgaagaagaaagaagtt CCCTGGTGATGCAGCACAACCTCAGCCACTGCCCGCAAGCCGCCCATCAAGGACGTTCACTATTGAATTTGACGTGCAGTCACTGCCTGATGTCGACGAGAATTTCGACGCCCTGCGCGATAGTCATGCACAGTTCCTCGAGAGCATGTTTCCCTCTGAGCCGAACTCTGACATTTATGATCTCACTTCCTCACCAATGACAGGTTTTCTCACTCCCTCGTCTTCGCACAGCCACTCCATCCAATCTCTCCACGCGAAACCCCAATTCAACCTCGACTCTGCCGAGTCCCTACTGGCCTCATTCGGCAGAATGTTGTCCCATTTCCCCTGCATTAACTTTCAGCCCGAAGACACGGTTTTAAGCCTTGCTGCCTCTCGGCCATTCGTTTTACTGGCGATCTTAGCGGCAGTGTCTGGATCGCGGACTCTTCAAGGGCATAGTCTCTATGATGAAGAGTTTCGAAAGGTTTTAGGCCTTAAGTTTGTGGCCGGCGGGGAAAGGAGCATTGAACTTCTGCAGGGCACACTCATCTACTGTGCTTG GTATCCATTCCACCTTAGGCCTAAAAATAAGCAAGCCTTTCAGTATGTCCGTATGGCGGGGGATATGGTTCGCGACATGGGACTTGATCAAGAGTTGCCCGAGTTGAAAGACGGCGTCAACTCTGAAGTGACGAAGGAGCAGCTTGACAAAATCCGCACATATCTCTCATGGTTCTACGCTGGATCAAA TTTCATGGTCGCCTGGAAGAAGCTAGACGTAAAACCTCCCTTTACTGCTTGGACAGCTACTTGCTGTGACATTCTGCAGAAGTGCGCAGAGTCCGATGGCGACTTCGCCTTGAGTTACCTCGTACAATTTACGAATTACACGAACGCGGCTACAGACGCAATACATGAGAGCACCGTGACAACTGAACAACAGAGCCAGTTTGTCCTATTCGGCCTGGAAGTCCAAGGTCGAGAGCTCCGGCAACGAATGCTCACTCGAATTGCCAGTGATG TACCAGTGAAATTCTCGGAGCTATTTTTTCGCATCTATCTTATAGGCTGCCCTTTAATTCGCGTGGGGCAATCTAAGAACAGGCCCTCTGGGTACATTTTCCCTTCAATATCAAAGCTTAAAAGTTGCGTTGCCGAAATCAAGATGATGTTTGACTTTGTCTCTGATCTAGGGCAATCAGCATTCACTGCCTTCTCTTCCAATGATTGGATGAAGGTTGTtatcaccatcatcatcgcccttCGTCTCTCATTCCCTCTTACTGAGCTCCCTGACTGGGATGACTGTTGGGCAAGAAGCGAGTTGCATTTTAATGAGTTCTTGACACATATGTGCGAAGGTTCTGAGTTGACCACGGTCAATACTCGAGTCGATGCCGTCTCTGCCAGTCGCGTCGTCTTGCGTATCGTTAAGGATAAGTACGACCGCCGGGTCGCGCTACGTATCAAGACAGTAGCGGCCGCTGCAGAGGCGGCAGCGGTGGCAGCGGCAATTCCATCGTCATCGGGAATTCAGGGTTGCCCGATGTTTGATCACAGAATGGACCCTTATATTTCTACGTGGGAGACTGGTCTTGGAGCTGGTAATGAAAATCCATTTTCCACTCGTCATGCAGATGACGAGCCACCGGTATTTCGGGATTTGTGGACAACGATAACAATGGGATGGGCCAATGATACAACTGGGAATGACCCATGGGACGATTGGCCTTAG